A single genomic interval of Lacrimispora sphenoides JCM 1415 harbors:
- a CDS encoding alanine racemase, translating to MFLEQTLKRNPELIKASFELHQSGLIQPDSYVIDVDTFLDNASFMLKEAKEKEVRLFFMLKQAGRNPYLAGKLVELGYEGAVVVDYKEAKVMMDHQIPIANVGHLVQIPTAQVEEIVAYQPQMITVYSEEKISQIHQAAKKLGLSQEIILRVTNDSDMIYSGQTAGFHIDVLKDLTERVETQYPCVKIAGVTSFPCFLYEEAAHDLIPTNNMDTVIHAANILKECGVPVTIINTPSGTCTYALSKIKEMGGNCAEPGHGLTGTTPIHAYHMLEEIPCVTYVSEISHNFNGQAYCYGGGYYRRSHVTSALVGTSFDSYTKMDVIPPSNESIDYHFGLTNEGTVGDTVVMAFRYQIFVTRSDVVLIEGLKKKKPQIVGIYDSMGKKL from the coding sequence ATGTTTTTAGAGCAGACCTTAAAGCGAAACCCGGAACTGATCAAAGCCTCCTTTGAGCTTCATCAGAGCGGGCTGATCCAACCGGATTCTTATGTGATAGACGTGGATACCTTTCTGGATAATGCATCTTTCATGTTAAAAGAAGCAAAGGAGAAGGAGGTCCGGTTGTTCTTCATGCTGAAGCAGGCCGGAAGAAATCCCTATCTGGCAGGGAAACTGGTAGAACTGGGCTACGAAGGGGCCGTTGTAGTGGATTATAAAGAAGCTAAAGTTATGATGGATCACCAGATCCCGATCGCAAACGTCGGGCATCTGGTACAGATTCCTACTGCCCAGGTAGAGGAGATCGTAGCATACCAGCCTCAGATGATCACGGTATATTCCGAAGAAAAAATCAGTCAGATCCATCAGGCGGCAAAGAAACTGGGGCTTTCCCAGGAGATCATTCTCCGTGTTACTAACGATTCGGATATGATCTATTCGGGGCAGACTGCAGGGTTCCATATTGATGTGTTAAAAGATCTTACAGAACGGGTCGAAACGCAGTATCCCTGTGTAAAAATTGCAGGTGTCACATCTTTCCCCTGCTTTTTATATGAAGAAGCCGCCCATGACCTGATCCCTACCAATAACATGGATACCGTAATACATGCAGCTAATATTTTAAAGGAGTGCGGAGTTCCCGTAACCATCATCAATACGCCTTCCGGCACCTGTACCTACGCTCTAAGCAAGATCAAAGAAATGGGAGGAAACTGTGCAGAACCGGGCCATGGCCTGACCGGTACAACTCCTATACATGCATACCATATGCTGGAGGAAATCCCGTGTGTTACTTATGTAAGTGAGATATCCCATAATTTTAACGGGCAGGCTTATTGTTACGGCGGCGGCTATTACCGGCGTTCCCATGTAACGTCTGCTCTGGTTGGGACCTCTTTTGATAGTTATACAAAAATGGATGTTATTCCGCCTTCCAATGAAAGCATTGATTACCATTTCGGCCTGACGAATGAAGGAACGGTAGGAGATACTGTGGTCATGGCATTCCGTTATCAGATCTTTGTCACCCGGTCGGATGTGGTGCTGATAGAAGGATTGAAAAAGAAAAAACCGCAAATTGTTGGAATATATGACAGCATGGGGAAAAAGTTATGA
- a CDS encoding amidase family protein gives MERLETYAKKTFLALKNPYCTVNKVNPRVIDLVAPAQKKYGFAWYTGIKDTPVIPGKLKERLNENGFLFHTADKMALGGRAVDLQLINPITGKWMTGSSSGTALNVFYGINDAGIGTDGGGSVLAPAAALNLYGFISPLIEQDHMRQHSKASTDGILFSPSIGAITRDLKTLEQVLDPLLGISLTEDSDDKNAGWEWKEVPNDGQPDIYGGREPLIQYLNGIIRPGTILISREGPVDVNAMGDSIYGHFDKETEKCQARSGKGLMRVVNMCGKSALTVPSTELGCCTVLICESKKEDIEAMFRKVRLLVCKRSQLIERYFMNFDMYF, from the coding sequence ATGGAAAGACTTGAAACATATGCAAAGAAAACATTTTTGGCACTTAAAAATCCCTATTGCACTGTAAACAAGGTAAATCCCCGCGTCATTGACCTGGTTGCTCCAGCTCAGAAAAAATATGGGTTTGCCTGGTATACCGGTATCAAGGATACTCCGGTCATTCCCGGGAAACTAAAAGAACGTCTTAATGAAAATGGCTTTTTATTTCATACCGCCGATAAAATGGCTTTAGGCGGAAGAGCGGTGGATTTACAGCTTATCAATCCCATTACAGGAAAATGGATGACCGGCTCCAGCAGCGGTACGGCCCTCAATGTATTCTATGGAATCAATGATGCCGGAATCGGAACAGACGGCGGCGGCAGTGTACTGGCACCTGCCGCTGCGCTCAATCTTTATGGATTTATCTCTCCGTTAATTGAGCAGGATCATATGAGGCAGCATTCCAAAGCTTCCACTGATGGAATCCTATTTTCCCCCAGCATTGGGGCCATTACCAGAGATTTAAAGACCCTGGAACAGGTTTTGGACCCATTGCTTGGAATAAGCCTGACAGAGGATTCCGATGATAAGAATGCCGGTTGGGAATGGAAAGAGGTACCAAACGATGGCCAGCCGGATATTTATGGGGGCCGGGAACCATTGATCCAATACTTAAACGGAATCATAAGGCCGGGAACCATCCTGATCTCAAGGGAAGGACCGGTGGATGTGAATGCCATGGGAGACAGCATTTACGGCCATTTTGATAAGGAAACAGAAAAATGCCAGGCTCGTTCAGGAAAAGGGCTGATGCGGGTGGTCAATATGTGCGGAAAATCCGCACTGACCGTTCCTTCCACTGAATTGGGGTGCTGTACCGTTCTGATCTGTGAAAGTAAAAAGGAGGACATTGAAGCAATGTTCCGAAAGGTAAGATTGCTGGTCTGTAAAAGATCCCAGCTGATCGAACGGTACTTTATGAATTTTGATATGTATTTCTAG
- a CDS encoding ABC transporter ATP-binding protein → MASLSFVNVCKTYKNGLTVVKDFNLDIKDREFLILVGPSGCGKSTTLRMIAGLEDISSGELWIDGQLMNMTSPQSRDLSMVFQSYALYPHLTVYQNMAFGLKVHKVPKEEIEKRVGRAAEILHISHLLDRKPSALSGGQKQRVAIGSVIVRQPKAYLMDEPLSNLDAKLRVQMRVELAKIHRELGATIIYVTHDQVEAMTLGTRIVVMNSGVIQQAAAPNDIYQNPVNKFVAGFIGSPSMNFLPVWVERRAEKICLEFGKNKLFANEICAKRLVEGGYVGRRVYLGIRPEDFHEEGPEEQKLLLDVDMKEVLGAEILFHGRISREEICVRLSPNVKAESGGRLPVYADMDRIKLFDMDTEQNILYV, encoded by the coding sequence ATGGCAAGTTTGTCTTTTGTAAATGTGTGCAAAACCTATAAAAACGGACTCACCGTTGTAAAGGATTTTAATCTTGATATTAAAGACAGGGAATTTTTGATCCTGGTCGGACCATCCGGCTGCGGGAAGTCTACGACACTTCGCATGATCGCAGGGCTTGAAGACATTTCTTCCGGTGAGTTGTGGATAGACGGACAGCTCATGAATATGACAAGCCCCCAAAGCAGGGACTTATCCATGGTATTCCAGTCTTACGCTCTTTATCCCCACTTAACGGTCTACCAGAATATGGCCTTCGGCTTAAAAGTACATAAAGTCCCGAAGGAAGAAATAGAGAAACGAGTCGGCCGCGCGGCGGAAATCCTTCATATCAGCCACTTGCTTGACCGGAAGCCTTCTGCCTTATCTGGAGGGCAGAAGCAGCGGGTTGCCATCGGAAGCGTTATTGTCCGCCAGCCCAAAGCATATCTGATGGACGAACCTCTATCCAATCTGGATGCAAAGCTGCGGGTACAGATGCGTGTAGAGCTTGCTAAAATCCACAGAGAACTGGGTGCAACCATCATTTACGTTACCCATGACCAGGTGGAGGCAATGACCCTTGGTACCAGGATCGTAGTCATGAACAGCGGGGTGATCCAGCAGGCCGCAGCTCCAAATGACATTTACCAGAATCCGGTCAATAAATTTGTGGCAGGCTTTATCGGTTCCCCCTCCATGAACTTCCTGCCTGTCTGGGTAGAGCGGAGAGCAGAGAAGATCTGCCTGGAATTTGGCAAAAACAAACTCTTTGCCAATGAAATCTGCGCGAAGCGGCTGGTGGAAGGCGGTTATGTGGGAAGGCGTGTGTACCTGGGAATCCGGCCTGAGGATTTCCATGAAGAAGGACCAGAAGAACAGAAGCTTCTTTTGGATGTGGATATGAAAGAAGTCCTTGGGGCGGAAATACTTTTCCATGGCCGAATTAGCAGGGAGGAGATATGTGTACGGTTAAGTCCCAATGTTAAAGCAGAATCCGGCGGCCGTTTACCGGTTTATGCGGATATGGACCGAATCAAGCTGTTCGATATGGATACGGAGCAAAATATATTATACGTTTAA
- a CDS encoding phosphopentomutase, whose translation MKKRLIVIVLDGFGIGAMEDARLARPGDEKADTLRSILKDYPDLKLPALERLGLMNAYGEESAFMKFSPEANFGSCELMHFGADTFMGHQEIMGTLPKKPEVHPFQEKADTVKAHLESNGHQVQVIERQGLRYLLVDHYVTVADNLEADLGMCYNVTAPLDLISFEEEYAIAKKVREVVTVGRVIVFGGTGNTMEDLWNAEEVKEGRFIGIASAKSKSYDHGYQCRHLGYGVDQNVQAPTILTKAGYDCTLIGKVADIVSNDRGLSISGVPTQEVMDLTFRETVAMNQGFLCTNVQETDLAGHSQSTMVYKKILEIADQGISRLIPELTSQDILVIMADHGNDPSIGHSKHTRECVPLLVYKKGITGRRLGRRKTLSDIGATVCDYFSTDAPQNGESFLPVLKN comes from the coding sequence ATGAAAAAAAGATTGATTGTCATCGTTTTGGATGGATTCGGCATTGGAGCTATGGAAGATGCACGTCTTGCCAGGCCGGGAGATGAAAAGGCTGATACCCTTAGAAGCATTCTGAAAGACTACCCTGATCTAAAACTCCCGGCACTGGAAAGGCTGGGGCTCATGAATGCCTACGGAGAGGAAAGTGCCTTCATGAAATTCTCACCTGAAGCCAATTTCGGAAGCTGCGAGCTCATGCATTTTGGGGCAGATACGTTTATGGGCCATCAGGAAATAATGGGAACACTTCCAAAGAAACCAGAAGTCCATCCCTTTCAGGAGAAAGCAGATACAGTAAAAGCACACCTGGAGTCAAATGGACATCAGGTACAGGTCATAGAACGGCAGGGGCTGCGCTATTTACTGGTAGACCATTACGTAACCGTAGCAGATAATCTGGAAGCGGATTTAGGGATGTGTTACAATGTAACGGCTCCTTTGGATCTGATCTCCTTTGAAGAGGAGTATGCCATAGCCAAAAAGGTAAGGGAAGTAGTAACCGTAGGCCGTGTGATTGTGTTTGGCGGAACCGGAAATACCATGGAGGACCTCTGGAATGCCGAAGAGGTGAAAGAAGGCCGTTTCATCGGTATTGCATCTGCAAAATCTAAGTCCTACGACCATGGCTACCAGTGCAGACACTTAGGCTATGGAGTGGATCAAAATGTACAGGCCCCCACGATTCTCACAAAAGCAGGGTATGACTGTACTCTGATTGGAAAAGTAGCGGACATTGTATCCAATGACAGAGGGCTGAGCATTTCCGGCGTACCAACACAGGAAGTGATGGACCTTACCTTTCGGGAAACAGTAGCCATGAATCAGGGCTTTTTATGCACCAATGTGCAGGAAACAGACTTAGCCGGACATTCCCAGTCCACCATGGTTTATAAAAAGATCTTAGAAATCGCAGACCAGGGAATCAGCAGGCTTATACCGGAGCTGACTTCCCAGGACATTCTGGTGATCATGGCCGACCATGGAAATGATCCCAGTATCGGTCACAGTAAGCATACCAGGGAGTGCGTCCCCCTTCTCGTTTATAAAAAAGGAATAACAGGAAGAAGGCTGGGAAGGAGAAAAACTCTGTCTGATATTGGCGCAACCGTATGTGATTATTTTAGCACAGACGCTCCGCAAAACGGTGAATCCTTTCTGCCGGTTCTTAAAAACTGA
- a CDS encoding carbohydrate ABC transporter permease, with amino-acid sequence MNLRTIVKKAGPYAYMVPAMAVFAVFLFFPFFKTIYLSLYKTNKMGQAKLFVGLLNYKDLLNSPSFFNSLLVTAVFVIIVVSVSMLLGLVAAVLCSKTFPGIRIFSTAYALPMAIASSSAAMIFKIMLHPSIGIVNKILEFHINWISDPKYALVCVALLTAWLNSGINFLYFSAGLSNIDETIYERASVDGANAVQRFFFLTLPGLSPIMFYTLVVNIIQAFQSFGQVKVLTQGGPGESTNLIVYSIYRDAFFNYRFGSAAAQSVLLFLLIMILTLCMFRLEKKGVSY; translated from the coding sequence ATGAACCTAAGAACAATTGTAAAGAAAGCAGGGCCTTATGCCTATATGGTCCCGGCAATGGCAGTATTTGCTGTATTCCTGTTTTTCCCGTTTTTCAAAACGATATATTTAAGTCTATATAAAACCAATAAAATGGGCCAGGCCAAGCTTTTTGTAGGTCTTTTAAACTATAAGGACCTTTTAAATTCCCCGTCTTTTTTCAACAGCCTTCTGGTAACCGCAGTATTTGTCATAATTGTCGTGTCAGTGAGCATGCTTTTAGGGCTCGTTGCCGCAGTTCTTTGCAGCAAAACCTTTCCCGGGATCCGGATCTTCAGCACTGCTTACGCACTCCCAATGGCCATTGCTTCCAGTTCCGCTGCCATGATATTTAAAATCATGCTTCATCCTTCCATCGGAATCGTTAATAAGATCCTGGAATTCCATATCAACTGGATCAGTGATCCCAAGTATGCCCTGGTCTGTGTCGCCCTGTTGACCGCCTGGCTGAACAGCGGAATCAACTTTCTTTATTTCAGCGCCGGGCTCAGCAACATTGATGAGACCATTTATGAAAGAGCCTCTGTGGATGGAGCAAATGCTGTTCAGAGATTTTTCTTCCTGACACTCCCTGGCTTAAGCCCTATCATGTTTTACACCCTGGTAGTCAACATCATTCAGGCATTCCAGTCCTTTGGCCAGGTGAAGGTCCTGACTCAGGGCGGGCCCGGAGAATCTACCAATTTGATCGTTTACTCCATTTACCGGGATGCCTTTTTTAACTACCGCTTCGGCAGCGCAGCCGCTCAGTCCGTGCTGTTGTTCCTCCTCATCATGATCCTCACCTTATGTATGTTCCGCCTGGAAAAGAAGGGGGTAAGCTATTGA
- the glmS gene encoding glutamine--fructose-6-phosphate transaminase (isomerizing) yields the protein MCGIIGYTGPLDSKRILLDGLSQLEYRGYDSAGIALFMENSHTRLIRHIGKVSNLKEECKGITEVSHCGLGHTRWATHGGVTTQNTHPHQAGRITLVHNGIIENYHQLTLDFHLEGKLRSETDSEVAAWVLESIYQGDPVEAISKFAAYLKGSYSFCVMFEDHPGDIFAIRNISPLVVAYTRSGSFVASDLTALIPYTRQYFVVPENHIVKLTSYKVHLYNLEQQEEVPELMEVNWNMDAAMKNGFPHFMLKEIHEQPEALKNTILPRLVKGLPDFGDDGIPDTVLKQCNQVHIVACGTAMHAGMVARALMEPLLRIPVTVSIASEFRYEDPLIDRNTLVIIISQSGETIDTLAALRLAKACGAATLSVVNVKGSTIARESDYVLYTHAGPEIAVASTKAYSVQLAALYMVCCRMAFVRGNYDHEEAEDFIKKLLDAIPAMEAMIEKREEVKALVTHLINKPDAFFIGRGLDYAFSLEGALKLKEISYIHAEAYAAGELKHGTIALITDQIPVIAIATQEKIFSKTISNIREVKARGAFVILLTKERSKIEPGIADVQINIPEIGDRFTVFPIAVVLQLIAYYASVGKDLDVDQPRNLAKSVTVE from the coding sequence ATGTGTGGAATTATTGGATATACAGGACCATTAGACTCTAAAAGAATATTGCTTGATGGATTGTCCCAGCTGGAATACCGGGGGTATGACAGCGCAGGTATTGCTCTTTTTATGGAGAATTCTCATACCCGTCTGATCAGACATATAGGAAAAGTATCTAATTTAAAGGAAGAATGCAAAGGAATCACAGAGGTATCCCATTGCGGTCTTGGACATACCAGGTGGGCAACCCACGGAGGTGTAACGACCCAGAATACCCATCCCCATCAGGCCGGGCGGATTACCCTCGTTCATAATGGCATTATAGAAAATTATCATCAGCTCACTCTGGATTTTCATCTTGAAGGAAAACTCCGCTCTGAAACAGACAGCGAGGTGGCTGCCTGGGTTCTGGAGAGCATTTATCAGGGAGATCCGGTGGAAGCTATTTCAAAATTTGCTGCTTATTTAAAAGGCTCTTACAGCTTTTGCGTGATGTTTGAGGATCATCCCGGTGATATCTTTGCAATCCGTAACATCAGCCCCCTGGTAGTTGCCTATACAAGATCCGGTTCATTTGTAGCTTCGGATTTAACTGCCCTCATTCCATATACCAGGCAGTATTTCGTGGTTCCTGAGAATCATATTGTAAAACTCACCTCCTATAAGGTACATCTCTATAACCTGGAACAGCAGGAAGAAGTACCGGAGCTGATGGAGGTAAACTGGAACATGGATGCAGCCATGAAGAACGGATTCCCCCATTTCATGCTGAAAGAGATCCACGAACAGCCGGAGGCCCTAAAGAACACCATATTGCCGCGCCTGGTTAAGGGGCTGCCGGACTTTGGCGATGACGGCATACCGGATACAGTGCTGAAACAGTGTAATCAGGTTCATATCGTGGCCTGCGGCACCGCCATGCACGCAGGGATGGTGGCAAGGGCTCTTATGGAGCCGCTTCTTCGGATCCCTGTTACAGTTTCCATTGCTTCTGAATTCCGATATGAAGATCCGCTCATTGATCGTAACACTCTGGTCATCATCATATCCCAGTCAGGGGAGACCATTGATACCCTGGCGGCTTTGCGGCTGGCGAAGGCCTGCGGTGCTGCTACTCTTTCTGTGGTCAATGTAAAAGGATCTACCATTGCCAGGGAAAGCGATTATGTTCTATATACTCATGCAGGCCCGGAAATTGCGGTTGCCAGCACCAAAGCATATTCTGTTCAGCTTGCAGCCCTTTATATGGTATGCTGCCGGATGGCCTTTGTCCGGGGAAATTATGACCATGAGGAAGCCGAAGACTTTATAAAAAAGCTGCTTGATGCCATACCGGCCATGGAGGCTATGATTGAAAAAAGGGAAGAGGTAAAGGCCTTAGTAACACACTTAATCAATAAGCCGGACGCCTTTTTTATCGGGCGTGGCCTTGACTACGCCTTCTCATTGGAAGGGGCCTTGAAATTAAAAGAAATTTCCTATATTCATGCGGAAGCCTATGCTGCAGGGGAATTAAAACACGGGACTATCGCTCTTATAACAGATCAGATTCCGGTTATAGCCATTGCAACACAGGAGAAGATTTTTTCAAAAACCATCTCCAATATCCGGGAAGTAAAAGCAAGAGGTGCATTTGTGATTTTATTAACAAAGGAGAGATCAAAGATTGAGCCTGGGATTGCTGATGTTCAGATCAATATTCCGGAGATCGGCGACCGGTTCACGGTATTTCCAATCGCAGTTGTTCTTCAGCTTATAGCGTATTATGCTTCTGTAGGAAAGGATCTGGATGTGGATCAGCCTAGGAATCTGGCGAAGTCTGTGACGGTTGAGTAA
- a CDS encoding YhfT family protein — protein MKYIVIALIGALASVLSNQGIAVFNDGFRPIVGQYFNGEINRKELAAMSFAISFGLVIGFGIPTSIAASIILIHCLLLTTDIIGSFCNNSRNGMILSAVIGAAYGLAILAGLEFVVKLFSYMPYNFTSDLGSVSGYITVAFAIFPAVGIAYQHGFKKGLTAAIITLLVYFLVKKFGTFPIGAGKVSLNAEGMAMLAGMIMMIVYAAQQKGTEHANEGLIQGFEGNILRIRKNWLLLAVMGGLIASGTSLAIIAGDPASLALLANQEYSNAGLTALARAIGFIPLVFTTAIVTGVYGAAGCTFVFVVGLFLHGNPFFAFVLGFAVMVAEIFLINIFAKYMDKFPGVKDMGEYVRTSMNKVLEISLLAGGIVAAEKMAVSSSGYTGIGALFVIGAFLLNKKAKKPIVDLAVGPVACIAFGVLLNLLLIIGLIAVPVAK, from the coding sequence ATGAAATACATAGTTATTGCATTAATTGGGGCGCTGGCTTCCGTTTTATCCAATCAGGGGATTGCAGTATTTAATGACGGTTTCCGGCCAATTGTGGGGCAGTATTTTAACGGCGAGATCAACCGAAAAGAATTGGCGGCCATGAGTTTTGCCATCAGTTTCGGCCTGGTCATCGGTTTTGGTATACCGACATCCATTGCAGCAAGCATTATTTTGATCCACTGCCTGCTGTTAACTACTGATATCATCGGATCTTTCTGCAATAACAGCAGGAACGGGATGATCCTTTCCGCTGTCATTGGAGCCGCTTACGGCCTGGCGATTCTGGCCGGTCTTGAGTTTGTTGTAAAACTGTTCAGCTATATGCCATATAACTTCACCAGTGACTTAGGAAGTGTTTCCGGCTATATAACAGTTGCATTTGCCATATTCCCGGCAGTGGGCATCGCTTACCAGCATGGCTTTAAAAAAGGATTGACCGCCGCAATTATAACCTTACTTGTATATTTCCTTGTAAAAAAATTCGGTACCTTTCCTATTGGAGCAGGCAAGGTTTCTTTAAATGCAGAAGGCATGGCAATGCTTGCAGGTATGATAATGATGATCGTTTATGCTGCTCAGCAGAAAGGTACGGAGCATGCCAATGAAGGGCTGATCCAGGGTTTTGAGGGCAACATTTTACGAATTCGTAAAAACTGGCTGCTGCTGGCTGTTATGGGCGGTCTGATCGCATCCGGAACCAGCCTTGCCATTATCGCCGGCGATCCCGCTTCCCTGGCCCTTTTAGCTAACCAGGAATACAGCAACGCCGGATTAACCGCACTCGCAAGAGCCATTGGTTTCATACCTCTGGTATTTACTACAGCCATTGTGACAGGTGTGTATGGTGCGGCTGGCTGTACCTTTGTATTTGTAGTCGGACTGTTCCTCCATGGAAACCCGTTTTTTGCCTTTGTACTCGGATTTGCAGTCATGGTGGCAGAGATTTTCCTGATCAACATTTTTGCAAAATACATGGATAAATTCCCGGGAGTCAAAGATATGGGAGAGTATGTGAGAACATCCATGAACAAGGTTCTGGAAATTTCTTTGCTTGCAGGCGGTATCGTTGCTGCTGAAAAAATGGCTGTTTCCTCTTCCGGGTACACTGGAATCGGAGCACTGTTTGTAATCGGGGCCTTCCTTTTAAATAAGAAAGCGAAAAAACCGATTGTTGACCTGGCGGTCGGTCCTGTGGCCTGTATCGCATTCGGAGTGCTGCTGAACCTGCTTCTCATTATCGGTCTCATTGCAGTCCCGGTGGCAAAGTAG
- a CDS encoding phosphotriesterase family protein: protein MEKGYTLMHEHITIDLSGVKKDQDCRLDCFEETKSELCCLYQLGVRRILDVTNMGMGRNPEYVSRMEKATGIRILQSTGFYKEPFLPDFVYSMSETELATMAEKELTEGIGDSGIKARVIGEFGTSKSTMTDMEKKVFHSMALAAVRTGSVVTTHTTLGTMALEQAIYLKNAGIRPEKIIIGHLDLSQDTDYILSVLKEGVNIGFDTVGKNNYCPDRFRAETLKRITKEGFLGQVVLSMDITRKSHLKAWGGLGYAYLFETFLPMLRDYGLSEEQIDMLLINNPDRILK, encoded by the coding sequence ATGGAAAAAGGTTATACTTTGATGCATGAACACATTACCATAGACTTATCCGGGGTAAAAAAAGACCAGGATTGCCGGCTGGACTGTTTTGAGGAAACGAAAAGCGAGCTTTGCTGTCTGTATCAGCTAGGAGTCAGGCGCATTCTGGATGTGACGAATATGGGTATGGGAAGGAATCCGGAATACGTGAGCCGTATGGAAAAAGCCACCGGCATCCGGATCCTGCAGTCGACCGGTTTTTATAAAGAGCCGTTTCTTCCGGATTTTGTGTATTCCATGTCGGAAACAGAGCTTGCCACAATGGCAGAGAAGGAATTGACGGAAGGAATAGGGGATTCCGGCATCAAAGCAAGGGTCATAGGAGAGTTTGGGACCAGCAAAAGCACCATGACGGATATGGAAAAAAAGGTGTTTCATTCCATGGCTTTGGCAGCGGTGCGCACCGGTTCCGTAGTAACTACCCATACAACCCTTGGAACAATGGCTTTGGAACAGGCCATATATTTAAAAAATGCCGGGATACGGCCGGAAAAGATTATTATCGGCCATTTAGACCTTTCCCAGGACACGGATTACATTCTTTCTGTTCTGAAGGAAGGCGTCAATATCGGATTTGATACTGTAGGAAAAAATAATTACTGTCCAGACCGGTTCCGCGCAGAAACGTTAAAGCGAATCACAAAAGAAGGTTTCCTGGGGCAGGTGGTTTTATCTATGGATATTACCAGAAAATCTCATTTAAAGGCATGGGGAGGTTTGGGTTATGCTTATCTGTTTGAAACCTTTCTTCCCATGCTTCGGGATTATGGATTATCCGAGGAACAAATCGATATGCTGCTGATTAATAATCCGGACCGGATTTTGAAATAA
- a CDS encoding aminotransferase class V-fold PLP-dependent enzyme: protein MQTYPLSSISVEEAARLQFKVIDCITKSFSGREILNRGDLGVVPGLNKPLTTKKAERVIADLFDGEACILVRGAGSGAIRMGLHSILKPAEKILVHKAPVYSTTATSLEMLYIPTVEADYNDPDDIRRVIKENNDMKGALIQYTRQKPDDSYDIAQVIETIKECIDIPILTDDNYAAMKVSRIGIQCGADLSCFSSFKLLGPEGVGIIVGKACYIEKLVKESYSGGMKVQGHEALDVLHGLVYAPVALAIQAQVNEACVKRLNAGEIPQVKQAFLANAQSKVLLVEFYENIAEKVLREAEKLGAAPNPVGAESKYELVPMFYRVSGTFRSADPTLESRMIRINPMRSGADTIMHIIKEAVERVI from the coding sequence ATGCAGACCTATCCGTTATCCAGCATCTCAGTAGAGGAGGCCGCCAGACTGCAGTTTAAAGTAATTGATTGTATCACAAAATCATTCAGCGGCCGCGAGATTTTAAATCGTGGAGATTTAGGGGTTGTTCCGGGGCTTAATAAGCCGTTAACCACAAAAAAAGCGGAACGGGTGATTGCGGATCTGTTTGATGGGGAAGCCTGTATCCTGGTAAGAGGAGCCGGAAGCGGGGCTATAAGAATGGGACTCCACAGCATATTAAAACCGGCAGAAAAAATCCTGGTACACAAGGCTCCTGTTTACAGCACGACTGCCACATCTCTGGAAATGTTATACATTCCGACTGTAGAGGCAGATTATAATGATCCGGACGATATCCGCCGGGTGATAAAAGAAAACAATGATATGAAAGGCGCTCTCATCCAATACACAAGGCAAAAGCCGGATGACAGTTATGACATAGCCCAGGTGATCGAAACAATTAAGGAATGCATTGATATTCCCATATTAACCGATGATAACTATGCCGCTATGAAAGTGAGCCGGATCGGCATCCAGTGCGGCGCGGACCTTTCCTGCTTTTCCTCATTTAAGCTGTTGGGCCCGGAAGGCGTAGGCATTATCGTAGGAAAGGCATGTTATATTGAAAAGTTAGTGAAAGAAAGTTATTCGGGAGGCATGAAGGTTCAGGGTCATGAAGCCCTGGATGTGCTCCACGGCCTTGTCTATGCGCCTGTGGCCCTGGCCATCCAGGCCCAGGTAAATGAAGCATGTGTAAAACGGCTGAACGCAGGTGAGATTCCTCAGGTAAAACAGGCATTTCTGGCAAATGCCCAGTCAAAAGTACTTTTGGTTGAGTTTTATGAAAACATTGCAGAAAAAGTACTTAGGGAAGCCGAAAAGCTGGGAGCAGCACCGAATCCAGTGGGAGCAGAATCAAAATATGAGCTGGTTCCCATGTTTTACCGGGTATCCGGTACCTTCCGGAGTGCGGATCCAACACTGGAAAGCCGCATGATCCGGATCAACCCGATGCGGTCCGGGGCGGATACCATTATGCACATTATAAAAGAAGCTGTAGAAAGAGTGATATAA